Proteins from a genomic interval of Fusarium oxysporum Fo47 chromosome I, complete sequence:
- a CDS encoding JAB1/Mov34/MPN/PAD-1 ubiquitin protease-domain-containing protein, with protein sequence MERFRSLLGGGGMGLGGAAHGTDNTNLIDNSETVYISSLALLKMLRHGRAGVPMEVMGLMLGEFVDDFTVKVMDVFAMPQSGTGVSVEAVDPVFQTKMMDMLRQTGRPESVVGWYHSHPGFGCWLSSVDINTQQSFEQLNPRAVAVVIDPIQSVKGKVVIDAFRLINPQLLMLGQEPRQSTSNLGHLNKPSIQALIHGLNRHYYSIGINYRKTALEENMLMNLHKHVWTEALEMDDFRHEGCKNKDRLQQLVSLADGYEKRVKEETELTKDQLKTRYVGKLDPKKHLEDVGQELIEDNIVSVSRQMIDKEATMPRKEGQAGPKGQVNGEQMDVEEEL encoded by the exons ATGGAGCGCTTCAGGAGTTTACTTGGTGGCGGTGGAATGGGCCTTGGAGGAGCTGCACATGGCACT GACAACACAAACCTGATCGATAACTCCGAAACGGTCTATATCTCCTCCCTTGCCCTACTCAAAATGCTTCGACACGGTCGCGCAGGTGTGCCCATGGAAGTCATGGGTCTGATGCTTGGCGAGTTTGTGGACGACTTTACTGTAAAGGTTATGGATGTGTTTGCCATGCCTCAGAGTGGTACCGGTGTTAGTGTCGAGGCTGTCGACCCCGTTTTCCAGACCAAGATGATGGACATGCTTAGGCAAACAGGAAG ACCTGAGTCGGTCGTCGGATGGTACCACTCGCATCCTGGTTTCGGTTGTTGGCTTTCTTCCGTTGATATCAACACACAGCAGTCATTCGAGCAACTGAACCCCCGCGCCGTTGCCGTCGTCATTGATCCTATCCAGTCCGTGAAGGGCAAAGTCGTCATTGACGCTTTCCGACTCATCAACCCCCAGCTCTTGATGCTTGGTCAAGAGCCTCGACAGAGCACTAGCAACTTGGGTCACCTCAACAAGCCCTCGATCCAGGCTCTCATCCACGGCTTGAACCGACACTACTACTCGATTGGAATCAACTACCGCAAGACCGCACTCGAAGAGAACATGCTCATGAACCTGCACAAGCACGTTTGGACCGAAGCTCTGGAGATGGACGACTTCCGACACGAAGGTtgcaagaacaaggacagACTGCAACAACTGGTCTCATTGGCGGATGGCTACGAGAAGCGCGTAAAGGAGGAGACTGAGTTGACTAAGGATCAGCTCAAGACTCGCTACGTTGGCAAGTTGGATCCCAAGAAGCATCTCGAGGATGTTGGCCAGGAGCTCATTGAGGACAACATTGTCTCCGTGTCAAGACAAATGATCGACAAGGAGGCTACCATGCCCAGGAAGGAGGGGCAAGCAGGGCCCAAGGGGCAAGTGAACGGCGAACAAATGGACGTGGAGGAGGAGTTATAA
- a CDS encoding cutinase: MLLILRYLILFVTFVTCQEYVQPGNASCVSGAHIIVARGSLEPRGPGIIGAVAQQVPHSEMISLEYPAIYNPYQPSQMEGVAALSVMLAQYVTVCPKTKIILLGFSQGAHVIADVMCGASSIGFLPTKPSPSAMTNNIAAVVLMGDPSTTKGQPFHVGSSVGKGIFPRQKPEGCQCVSDKTVSFCDAGDPFCEAGGHDLRTHMNYVTAYGHVAVDYAVGMFHRT, encoded by the exons ATGCTCCTCATACTCAGATACCTCATCCTATTTGTGACCTTCGTTACTTGTCAAGAATATGTTCAGCCTGGAAACGCCAGCTGTGTCTCCGGAGCTCACATCATTGTGGCCAGAGGCAGTCTGGAACCTCGGGGGCCAGGCATCATTGGAGCAGTTGCTCAGCAGGTCCCCCACTCCGAGATGATATCTTTAGAATACCCAGCTATCTATAATCCCTATCAGCCTTCACAGATGGAGGGTGTGGCGGCTCTTTCTGTTATGCTGGCGCAGTATGTGACCGTCTGTCCTAAGACGAAGATTATTCTACTCGGGTTCTCGCAG GGCGCCCATGTCATTGCAGATGTGATGTGTGGTGCGAGTTCCATCGGGTTCCTCCCTACCAAGCCTTCACCTTCCGCCATGACCAACAACA TTGCAGCCGTTGTTCTCATGGGGGATCCGAGCACTACCAAAGGCCAGCCCTTCCACGTTGGGAGTAGTGTTGGTAAAGGC ATATTTCCCCGTCAGAAGCCTGAAGGTTGTCAGTGTGTTTCAGACAAAACAGTCTCGTTCTGCGACGCCGGTGATCCTTTTTGCGAAGCTGGGGGCCATGACTTGAGAACTCATATGAACTACGTGACGGCATATGGACACGTTGCTGTTGACTATGCTGTAGGCATGTTCCATAGAACTTAG
- a CDS encoding kinase-like domain-containing protein codes for MSTIQQLKNFIRHGKQARAAAPEEAPRKTEQQQAPTVQHKTASDPSNTHYARAQEPGNEYGDDDYARSKSKKRVDDEKLAKLIAEENASKSKFPRYPGLERWELVDKMGDGAFSNVYRARDTTGQQGEVAIKVVRKYEMNSMQGNKHLHPDFKKVPKAAERSNILKEVQIMRQLDHPNIIKLVEFSESRQYYYIILELAPGGELFHQIVRLTYFSEELSRHVIVQVAKALEYLHEEKGVVHRDIKPENILFEPIPMVPSKHPKPKQPGDEDKVDEGEFIPGQGAGGIGRIKIADFGLSKIVWDNQTMTPCGTVGYTAPEIVKDERYSKSVDMWALGCVLYTLLCGFPPFYDESIEVLTEKVAKGQYTFLSPWWDEISKSAQDLISHLLTVDPEKRFTITEFLAHPWIAGNGPTPRDEMKKADGMLRAFDATKFEESGKRYDFRSPGAVNLREVFDVGYAVHRQEEEGKRRAQIGPKGTPARFLGGLNEEDEDDDVMQIDGQDNTAAKPNAATQALEQSMRKANIRDQEQQQQSRGRERERAERGYGQHSATVAAAARQQVRERNRQRGAFELNLDNATLLGKRNKKVPVMGV; via the exons ATGTCTACCATTCAGCAACTCAAGAACTTTATCCGGCACG GCAAGCAAGCTCGTGCCGCTGCTCCTGAAGAGGCTCCACGCAAGACAGAACAGCAACAGGCGCCCACAGTCCAGCACAAGACAGCATCAGACCCCAGTAACACCCACTACGCACGGGCACAAGAGCCCGGAAACGAATATGGCGATGACGATTACGCACgcagcaagagcaagaagcgcgttgacgatgagaagctcgccaagcttatTGCCGAGGAGAATGCCAGCAAGAGCAAATTCCCTCGTTACCCCGGCCTCGAGCGCTGGGAACTCGTCGACAAGATGGGTGATGGTGCCTTCAGCAATGTTTACCGTGCCCGCGACACAACAGGTCAGCAAGGCGAGGTCGCTATCAAAGTAGTACGCAAGTACGAGATGAACAGTATGCAG GGCAATAAGCATTTACATCCAGACTTCAAGAAAGTCCCGAAGGCAGCAGAG CGATCAAATATCTTGAAGGAGGTCCAGATTATGCGCCAACTCGACCACCCCAATATTATTAAGCTCGTCGAATTCTCCGAATCGAGGCAATATTATTACATCATTCTGGAACTTGCCCCAGGTGGTGAACTTTTTCACCAGATTGTCCGCTTGACATATTTTAGCGAGGAGCTTTCCCGACACGTCATTGTTCAGGTGGCCAAGGCTCTTGAATATCTCCACGAGGAGAAGGGTGTTGTTCATCG TGacatcaagcctgagaacatTCTGTTTGAGCCCATTCCTATGGTGCCTTCTAAGCACCCGAAACCCAAACAGCCTGGCGATGAGGACAAGGTTGACGAGGGCGAGTTCATTCCCGGCCAAGGTGCCGGTGGTATTGGTCGCATCAAGATCGCCGATTTCGGTCTCTCCAAGATTGTCTGGGATAACCAGACCATGACGCCCTGTGGAACTGTTGGCTACACAGCACCCGAGATCGTAAAGGACGAGCGATACTCCAAGTCAGTCGATATGTGGGCTCTAGGATGTGTGCTATACACTCTGCTTTGCGGTTTCCCACCATTCTATGATGAGAGTATCGAGGTGCTCACTGAGAAAGTCGCCAAGGGCCAGTACACTTTCTTGTCGCCATGGTGGGACGAGATCTCAAAGTCTGCCCAGGATCTTATCAGCCATCTCTTGACTGTGGATCCTGAGAAGCGATTCACGATTACCGAGTTCCTCGCTCACCCATGGATCGCCGGAAACGGACCTACTCCtcgagatgagatgaagaaggctgatGGCATGCTCCGGGCCTTTGATGCTACGAAATTCGAAGAGTCTGGCAAGCGATACGACTTCCGATCTCCTGGCGCTGTTAACCTGCGTGAGGTCTTCGATGTCGGTTATGCTGTTCATCGtcaggaggaagagggcaAGCGAAGAGCGCAGATCGGCCCCAAGGGCACACCAGCGCGCTTCCTCGGTGGCCTCaacgaggaagatgaagacgatgatgtcaTGCAGATCGATGGTCAAGATAACACCGCTGCCAAGCCTAACGCAGCGACTCAGGCCCTTGAGCAAAGTATGCGAAAGGCCAACATCCGAGATCAagagcaacaacaacaatctcGGGGTCGTGAGCGGGAGCGTGCTGAGAGAGGTTACGGCCAACATTCGGCAACAGTCGCCGCGGCCGCTCGACAGCAGGTCCGTGAGCGCAATCGCCAGCGAGGAGCATTCGAGCTCAACCTGGACAACGCTACCCTTCTGGGCAAGCGAAACAAGAAGGTTCCTGTCATGGGGGTATAG
- a CDS encoding cutinase: MISFMLVLSFLMALASTNSTTDAITCAKGAHLIVARGSLEPEGPGAMGILAEEIIKLIPGSDMEALVYPALYNEYVESQTEGVRTMNSVINNYVKNCPDTDLILMGYSQGAHVTMDTMCGASSEGFPGTLSQPSYITDNVAAIIAMGDPSLTEGQPFLVGTSEGSGIFPRNLPIGCNSIASKTVSICDKGDPYCEAGGKDLSVHLSYIKNYGEFTVGHVVKAWKSRN, translated from the exons ATGATTTCTTTCATGCTCGttctgagcttcttgatggcTCTGGCCTCGACCAACTCAACCACTGACGCCATCACTTGCGCCAAGGGCGCCCACCTCATCGTTGCTCGTGGTAGCCTTGAGCCAGAGGGTCCCGGTGCGATGGGTATCCTCGCGGAGgagatcatcaagctgaTCCCCGGTTCGGACATGGAGGCTCTCGTGTATCCCGCCCTCTACAATGAGTACGTTGAGTCTCAGACCGAGGGCGTCCGCACTATGAACTCCGTGATCAACAACTACGTGAAGAACTGTCCCGACACTGACTTGATCCTCATGGGTTACTCGCAG GGAGCCCATGTCACTATGGACACGATGTGCGGTGCCAGCTCTGAAGGTTTCCCTGGCACTCTTTCTCAGCCTTCCTACATCACCGACAATG TTGCggccatcatcgccatggGCGATCCCAGTCTCACCGAAGGTCAGCCCTTCCTTGTCGGCACCAGCGAGGGCAGTGGA ATCTTCCCCCGCAACCTCCCCATCGGCTGCAACAGCATCGCCAGCAAGACTGTATCCATCTGCGACAAGGGCGATCCATACTGCGAGGCTGGCGGCAAGGATCTCTCCGTTCACTTGAGCTACATCAAGAACTACGGAGAGTTCACTGTCGGCCATGTCGTCAAGGCGTGGAAGTCTCGTAACTAA
- a CDS encoding uncharacterized protein (of unknown function-domain containing protein) → MVRAVDRGVRNTVVRDEETPLLGSSLSRPQKKSWKERLQHDVSCSWADAVLLACYVVTGLLDSSSIQVWGTFVSMQTGNTVYVGLGLASFATSTPGPRLYKSALSIASFCLGSFLFARFHRLVSPRRRWVLCASFTIQALLTSAAALIVTLRPPGPNTDSLAWNVLVPIALMAFQSCGQAVASRALRQNALISLVLTSVYCDLFSDKELFALDNVSRNQRAAAPTLLLVGVIAGGLFAQSSVGIAGALWIAAGLKLCMVIAWFLWRSEEETEEN, encoded by the exons ATGGTAAGGGCGGTAGATCGTGGTGTTCGCAACACCGTTGTGAGAGACGAGGAAACACCACTATTGGGATCGTCACTCTCTAGACCCCAGAAGAAGTCTTGGAAGGAGCGTTTACAACATGATGTCTCTTGTTCGTGGGCCGATGCCGTGTTACTGGCCTGTTATGTCGTAACTGGACTTCTCGACAGCTCCTCTATCCAGGTCTGGGGAACATTCGTGTCTATGCAGACAG GAAACACTGTATATGTCGGTCTCGGGCTGGCAAGCTTCGCGACATCGACTCCTGGCCCTCGTCTATACAAATCCGCTCTGTCTATCGCATCTTTCTGTCTCGGCTCTTTCCTATTTGCTCGCTTCCATCGGCTTGTCTCTCCTAGACGTCGCTGGGTTCTCTGTGCATCTTTTACAATCCAGGCCCTTCTCACAAGCGCAGCTGCGTTGATCGTCACCTTGCGACCGCCTGGCCCGAACACGGATAGCCTGGCATGGAATGTACTAGTGCCAATCGCTCTCATGGCCTTCCAGAGCTGTGGACAAGCTGTAGCAAGTCGAGCTCTGAGGCAGAACGCTCTTATCAGCCTGGTCCTGACAAGTGTGTATTGCGACTTGTTCTCCGACAAAGAGCTGTTCGCATTGGACAACGTGTCGAGGAATCAGCGAGCAGCTGCGCCGACGCTACTACTTGTCGGTGTGATAGCCGGCGGGTTGTTTGCGCAAAGCTCTGTCGGCATTGCGGGAGCCTTATGGATCGCCGCAGGGTTAAAGCTCTGCATGGTCATCGCATGGTTCCTGTGGCGCTCAGAGGAAGAAACGGAGGAGAATTAG
- a CDS encoding major facilitator superfamily domain-containing protein, producing MEKVPIPVPFPPPAAVDDVDSTLGKDVDAHVHYGDAISPLEKGLLWKQDLRIIPLSGAIYFLSFLDRTNIGNAMILNSSTNNDMQRETNMTDHQFVISLMVFLVSYAVFEVPSNMLLKKLRPSRWLAFLMFCWGAMTILTAATNNFGSVTAVRFLLGVFEAGLFPGLVYYLTFWYKHDERSVRVAFILASATLAGAFGGAIAYGIGHMNGTAGLSGWRWLFIIEGIPSCLAAFLVLFFLPDYPERAKWLSEAEKDMAIHRLYYEGSKESHPTMNWAEAKETLMDWRLYAHYAIYFASGPAFASLSLFAPSITVGLGYFDLKAQLMTVPPWAIAYVCQVLVAWSADHFNARGVHTAMAAAVGAIGFIISAALPADAYAARYGGLIMATAGSFACMPPMLGWLSSNVFTTASTGLAIALNVSLGGGIGQIPGVWIYQTSQREGGFTTGHWVNAALLLFVSVVALGLRMFYGWKNRQLREYAESRAVPYRCYKL from the exons ATGGAAAAGGTCCCCATTCCCGTGCCGTTCCCTCCTCCGGCCGCCGTTGACGATGTCGATTCGACTCTCGGAAAAGACGTT GACGCTCACGTTCACTATGGCGACGCTATAAGCCCCCTCGAGAAGGGTCTTCTCTGGAAACAAGACCTACGCATCATCCCACTATCAGGCGCCATCTATTTCTTATCCTTCCTCGATCGAACGAATATCGGAAATGCCATGATCCTCAATTCGTCGACCAACAACGATATGCAGCGCGAGACCAACATGACCGACCACCAATTCGTTATCTCCCTCATGGTCTTCCTCGTATCCTATGCGGTGTTCGAAGTTCCAAGTAACATGCTACTCAAGAAATTGCGACCCAGCCGTTGGCTCGCTTTTCTCATGTTTTGCTGGGGTGCAATGACGATATTGACGGCTGCCACCAACAACTTCGGCAGTGTTACAGCTGTGCGATTCCTACTGGGTGTTTTCGAAGCTGGGTTGTTTCCTGGGTTGGTATACTACTTGACATTTTGGTACAAGCATGATGAGCGCAGTGTTCG CGTCGCATTCATCCTCGCATCTGCCACTCTTGCCGGCGCATTTGGCGGCGCAATTGCCTATGGCATCGGCCACATGAACGGCACAGCTGGTCTCTCTGGCTGGCGctggctcttcatcattgagGGCATCCCGTCTTGCCTAGCCGCCTTCCTGGTTCTCTTCTTCCTACCCGATTATCCGGAGCGGGCAAAATGGTTATCTGAAGCAGAGAAGGATATGGCTATTCATCGATTGTACTATGAGGGTTCTAAGGAATCGCATCCGACGATGAACTGGGCAGAAGCCAAGGAAACCCTGATGGACTGGCGATTGTATGCGCATTATGCAATTTACTTTGCGTCTGGGCCGGCATTCGCgagtttgagtttgtttGCGCCCTCAATCACCGTTGGTTTGGGATATTTCGACTTGAAAGCACAGTTGATGACGGTGCCTCCGTGGGCCATTGCTTATG TCTGCCAGGTTTTGGTGGCTTGGTCGGCGGACCATTTCAACGCCCGAGGCGTTCACACGGCCATGGCTGCAGCCGTGGGCGCTATTGGCTTCATTATATCGGCTGCGCTCCCGGCCGACGCCTATGCAGCCCGCTACGGAGGTTTAATAATGGCAACGGCCGGCTCCTTTGCATGCATGCCACCCATGCTGGGATGGCTCAGCTCCAATGTGTTTACGACGGCCTCTACCGGTCTTGCCATTGCCCTCAACGTTAGTCTCGGCGGAGGAATTGGACAGATCCCTGGTGTTTGGATCTACCAGACCTCACAGCGAGAAGGAGGATTCACGACAGGGCACTGGGTCAATGCGGCTCTGTTGCTGTTTGTGTCAGTTGTGGCCCTGGGTCTGAGGATGTTCTATGGTTGGAAGAATCGGCAGTTGAGGGAATATGCCGAAAGTCGCGCAGTGCCTTATCGATGCTATAAGTTATAG
- a CDS encoding RNA polymerase Rpc34, translating to MPTPAPAEGDAATAKLGVWKQALYDRCRESGTDMFSQDDLLRLDVIPNRDLMLLARVVQSLTDDKLFITMREASGQVLWKWRDSEEAHKYKQCSTDEQVMVYSLIDDSGGDGIWSQTLQKRLNMHDSVLKNALKQLQTKGLIAPFKNVEHPNKKMFIKASIRPSDRATGGPWYTDQNFDEAFIEDLQRVVYDFIKRQSSYHSTHGGGAARTQVPKKGVVKGGVEKGKKRDASHMDEPPAKATKISPTAAVKKDALLPLPAGYTGYPTVRDIARLLSSSGITHNTILSEHDVQKLVDVLVWDNLIESVKVAGKIGYRVSRIAKQSLESWAGRDDPTGREGGPEPIVSAFTEAPCGRCPVFEICEEGGPVGPNNCEYFKRWLGVE from the exons ATGCCCACCCCCGCGCCCGCCGAGGGCGACGCCGCGACGGCCAAGCTCGGCGTCTGGAAGCAGGCCCTCTACGATCGATGTCGCGAGTCTGGAACAGACATGTTCTCCCAGGATGATCTTTTGCGCCTCGATGTCATTCCAAACCGAGACCTCATGCTGCTCGCCCGTGTCGTTCAATCCCTCACAGATGACAAGCTTTTCATCACCATGCGCGAGGCCTCGGGCCAAGTGCTGTGGAAATGGCGCGACTCCGAAGAAGCCCACAA GTATAAGCAGTGCTCGACCGACGAACAGGTCATGGTTTACTCTCTTATCGACGACTCGGGCGGCGACGGTATCTGGTCGCAGACGCTACAGAAGCGACTGAACATGCACGACTCGGTCCTTAAGAACGCACTAAAGCAACTCCAGACAAAGGGTCTGATTGCGCCCTTCAAGAATGTCGAGCACCCGAACAAAAAGATGTTCATCAAGGCCTCCATACGGCCCAGCGATAGAGCCACCGGCGGCCCGTGGTATACCGATCagaactttgatgaggcCTTTATTGAAGACCTACAGCGAGTTGTATATGATTTTATCAAGCGCCAGAGCAGCTATCACAGCACACACGGGGGAGGTGCTGCGCGGACGCAAGTTCCCAAGAAGGGTGTCGTGAAAGGTGGCGTGGAAAAGGGCAAGAAGCGAGATGCTAGTCACATGGATGAGCCCCCAGCGAAAGCCACCAAGATTTCTCCTACGGCGGCTGTTAAAAAGGACGCCCTACTTCCTCTTCCTGCTGGATACACAGGCTATCCGACCGTACGCGACATCGCTCGTCTACTCTCCTCGAGCGGTATCACCCATAACACCATCCTTTCCGAGCACGACGTACAGAAGCTTGTCGACGTACTTGTCTGGGACAACCTCATTGAGTCAGTCAAAGTTGCTGGAAAGATCGGCTACCGCGTATCTCGGATCGCCAAGCAGTCTTTAGAAAGCTGGGCTGGTCGAGATGATCCCACTGGTCGCGAAGGCGGTCCCGAACCTATCGTCAGTGCCTTCACCGAAGCTCCCTGCGGACGTTGCCCAGTGTTTGAGATCTGCGAAGAGGGCGGTCCTGTAGGCCCCAATAACTGTGAATATTTCAAAAGGTGGTTGGGCGTTGAATAG
- a CDS encoding peptidylprolyl isomerase codes for GRINFNLYDKEVPKTAENFRALCTGEKGFGYKGSSFHRIIPDFMLQGGDFTRGNGTGGKSIYGEKFADENFKLTHDRPGLLSMANAGPNTNGSQFFITTVVTSWLNGRHVVFGEVADEESMNVVKALEATGSGSGAVKYQKRATIVDSGEL; via the exons GGTcgcatcaacttcaacctctacgacaaggaggTCCCCAAGACCGCTGAGAACTTCCGTGCTCTCTGCACTGGCGAGAAGGGTTTCGGCTACAAGGGCTCTTCTTTCCACCGAATCATCCCCGACTTCATGCTCCAGGGTGGTGACTTCACCCGTGGTAAC GGCACCGGTGGTAAGTCCATCTATGGTGAGAAGTTCGCCGACGAGAACTTCAAGCTCACCCACGACCGCCCCGGTCTGCTGTCCATGGCCAACGCTGGCCCCAACAC CAACGGTTCTCAGTTCTTCATCACCACTGTTGTCACCTCTTGGCTCAACGGCCGCCACGTCGTCTTCGGCGAGGTCGCTGACGAGGAGTCCATGAACGTTgtcaaggctcttgaggctACCGGCTCCGGCAGTGGTGCTGTCAAGTACCAGAAGCGTGCCACCATTGTCGACTCCGGTGAGCTGTAA